A segment of the Dunckerocampus dactyliophorus isolate RoL2022-P2 chromosome 19, RoL_Ddac_1.1, whole genome shotgun sequence genome:
cgcggTTCGTCTTGTCCCTTCCTGTGTAGCCAAATGCGTTTATACCAGCCAAATGCTTCAAGTGAAATGAACATTGCAAAGAACAGAATGTGAGGTGATGGGTCCATTTGGGTGTCGTTCTCTGTCGTTGATGTGTTCATTCTAGTCCTAAAACTTTCCACTTTtgggaaagaaaacaaacttacagtaccaCTCGGTCACTGAACAGCCAgcggcaacacaacattttgacaTGACGATTACtttcatgaaaaatataccaaacaAAGTCGACGAGCTAATTCtacaagcgtttgtttactaGGCTTTAGCTGAGAGCTGCGCCTTCACTGACGTCACTCTTTTCTGGGCAGAAAATTCATAATGGCCAccacatacaaaaatgtaatttttaactCAATAACCTACCCACCTTTGTTTTGTAAATGCTGCCATTCATTACCTGCCAGATTAGCAGTTCACAGGTGACGACTGAGTCTCTGAATATATTAGGATATTAGTTCAAAACTAACCCAGACACTTGGCTGTCGTTTGGGCATGAAAGCTAGAAAAGCCAAATTGCTGGGTTGTGGGACTTCTGTGTTAAATGGTCCATGAGACGATTCATCAGATTTgcttatatatgttatataccGTATTGTTTGTAGGTATGtgtgatttttgaaaaaattacatttatggtTCGTGCCGCCACTCATGGCAATCTAGCTCGCAGTTCACCCTCATTTCTGGAAATGacatcatcggggtgacacctcggCTAGATCTGAGTGAACAAACGTTTTTCGAGGTAGATCGCTGACTTGGATATTTTTCCATCAAAGTAGTCGTCATGCCAAaaagttgtgttgctgctggatgttcacagtttCCGGGTGATACTGCATGTTttcaaaagaggaaggtttaagacaacaatggacgaagcaagtgcagagaacgagacaAATGGACACCCACCTCAAGTTCTGTTctgtgatcatttcactgatgactgcttcgaaggaacacctttacaagaagcatttggcttcaaagtacggtataaacgcataTTGGAAAGGGATGCTATTCTGCCCgtacacagtaaaaaaaaaaaaaaaaaaaaacactatgtgAAAGTTGGTAAACATTACTAAAATTTTACACTATTCCACAATAGCAACAAGACTGCAAACCATtgctatataaacatcttttgacagtGCTATGTTTACTATGcgaggcggcggcggcggcggccatATATACAATCAAATAGGCTATAAAAACCCCTTTAGCTCATCTAGAacccgatttaaaacaataattgaaggataagcaactaaTTTACACTtatcattctgtgttttgaatgcAACCTATCTTCTTCATGTCTTTAGGCTTAAGTCCATATATCCATAGTTCTTTTAATTTTATCTGCAAATGTTTCTTCTTCCTCGAAAACTACTGACACATCACTCAATGCctcgatgatgtcacttccgtaAATGTGGCAGAACTGCAAGCTTTCAAAAATTgtacaatatagaacataattacaaacaacttataaaatatttaagccaagttgatgaatcatgtcagggaccctttaatgtACCTTGACTACATTCATTATTATTGCATGAGCTAATCATTTCAACATGATGCTCCAGTTGCCTCACCGACATGCCACACGGGTGCGGTCCACCACCTTTGTCCATTGCTGCTGATTGGTGGACACCTCGATGTAGTAACTGTAGGAGCGCTCGTCACAGTCCCACAGCAGCAGCCTACACAGGCAGTCATAGAACTGGTAAGAGTAATTTCATGGAGAAACCTTCAGGAATTCAGGGAAAAAGCTGACCCACCTCAAGGATCCGATAGAGAAGGGCTGAGCCAGCTGGATGACGATGGCGCCCGAGCCCAGCTGATGGCACGTGTAGCCTGAGTCCCAGTCGTAGTTGCGAGTGTCGCCGTTGAGTAAGGCATTCCTACTGCGGCTGACCCCCTCGATGACGCTGGCACACGATGCCACGGTGGCTACATTCTCGCTGGGCACTGCGGATGTCGCACATTAGATCTCAGCTGCTGGGGTACATTCTAACCCGTGTGAGAGTTCTTCGTGCAACATACCCAGAAGTCCTTGCTCCAGCGTGAAGGAGCGGTTGGTGAACATACATTCAAAGGCCACAAGATGGAAGACCTTGTTCACCGTGTTGTGTGTTCCGACAATGCGCACGTACCTGAGGTGCACACGTCATGCAACACGCTCCAATGTCACTTTTTCTCAAACATGACTCGGCACAAAGAACCGATGCTCTGACTGACCTGCAAACTCGAGGCGTGAAGAAAAGATTCTGCCAGGACCGGCACAGGTACTTGGAATGGTCCACAACCCTCACCCAGTCCAGCTCATCCATGGACACCTCAATGTAGTAGGAATATGAGCTTGAAGGAGGATCAAAGTCAAGATCTCATCATCACTGCAGGGTTCTACAGTCATCTTTAGCATTTAACAATGATTGTGAATGATGATAACTCATGTTTGGGCGTTGAGTCCAAATGCCAAGAGAACATCTCGACAGAAGCAGCAAAGTTTCATCAAATCATCTGTAAGGTGTCTTTACCGACTGTCTCTGTCCCACAGCAGCAGGCGGACATGGTTGATGATGGACGGCTGGCCCAGTTTGACCTGGATGCCGGCTCGGCCGTCCTCCTCGATGGGATGTCTGGAGAACCCGTGGTCCAGGTCGTAGTTCTGAGTGTCTCCGTCCAGCAGAGCAGACTTGAGCTCGCCTTTCACCACCTGAGCTCCGTGCTTCATGGTGGCGATGTTCTCCTCCGGTACTGAAAGCCAAGAAGACGAGTGGTATGAATGCAATATAACGCAACGGGCGGGTACAGTCACACCATTGGATGTCACACAGTTTATGAGAAGCACAGACTTAGCATGCCACGGAAGTTCAGGTCCATGTTCCGGCTCTCGGAGCGCAGCTTTATGGCGTCCAGCAGGTCATCTGGGCTCAGGAGGCCCGACGGTCGGACGATGTTCAGCATCTCCGTCAGCGTCATGAGCGGCAGACGCACCGCCGCCATCACTTCCTGAGTCTCGGGGCCTTCGCCATACTGTCGGCACCAGCGGCACAAGGCCTGAAAGATCTCCCTCTCGCTGGCGGCAAATGAGTCGCGGCGAACCACAGTCAGCAGAGCAGTCTGCACACGCAACACCACATTTCTTTAGGTATGCACCTGCTGCCATGTCAGCTGTGTCAAATTGTGTCACTTCATTAGGTTCACTATGTAACAAAAATGTTACCTTCATGGTAACTCCCTTTTGATTAAAATTGTCAGTGAGGCATTCATTTTAATACTGTACACTTGAGCTCCAATATTTTGATGCTCGTGTAGCCGAATAAGTCGCCAAAATACCACATAACAcatttagattaaaaaaaaaaagtcatccctcaccactttgcgcttcaaattttgcagtttcactcacgttttaaaaaaaatatgttgttaaaTTATGCTGTTGCATGGTTAAATACAGCCTATTAACAAATGTTTTGCCTGAATgtaccattttcaagcataaaaatggctaaacaatcTAAAATCAGTTTCCGCCGCATGTAACGGATCGTGACAGggcatgattttgttttttgttttttttttttacgtgaaaactatgttaagtaatacagtgtatgaatggacatacagtatgtgctatatcaggggtgcccattacggcgaTTACAAAGGTATTGTGGGTATTCCCAAGGTATTCTGTCAGCTGAATCATTACTGTCACTTCATAGATGGCAtacgacatcagtcagctgatatTAAGCCGCCTCCTGATTCGCTTTCGTGCTGCggtggcataaaaaaaaatggagaacgAGCAGCCACACACcgataatgcaactttcatctttattattccgattacagataagtcatgaactccactatttCACGATGATtttgaaaatgtgcccattgctgaaaattttttatatatatatatatatatatatatatatatatatatatatatatatatatatatatatatatatatatatatatatatatatatacacacacacacacacacacacacacacacacacacacacacaatatatattCTCCATGTTTATAgtgggaggtagatctttgggacaaagtagcccacaggctgaacaagtgtgagcacccctgtgctatatagatacatacagataccctaatgttgacattattaccgacagtaaatttcaaaataaaaatcctgcCACAACgaagcagcagcggcacgacacagtggCGGCAGTCTGCCTCCCATGCAACCCACCACCAtcgcttcaaaaaatcctaaggGAAACcctataaaatacaaatataacattcaaagacatcgcaatgaaatgtagtattctacactggtcaccaggtgtcagtcatgttactgtaatgttcagtgagacacacaagcaccagtcttgatcgcaagaacaacaggctttattgcagatttgaatgatctcacaacaaggcacaataatccctaataaaaacgtgGGCTACTTTTGCTGAAACTCACCTCTGAACCCCCACCGTCCTATCCTGTCCACACTTTCCgcaagacatttattgcaacacagaCAAGCGTGAGTTTCTTCTTaagtttactatattgggtattacgagtctaaaggtgactttaggggtgtcacttcatgtttagaggggtctaataatgtttaaaaatgtattttaaaaggtCTATGAGGTTTTCTACGCTCGAACTACGAGAATACATTCcatctataaataaggaatcctacttcacagaaattcattcacagtcaggtctggaaccaattattttaataatgaaCTGCAATAAATAAGTgattactgtattgttaaaAGAATATTTCTCTGACATTTAACCTAACCTGAAAACAACGATCTTTGTTGAAGCAGAATTTCTTCTCATTAGAAAGCtcaagtgtacctaatgctgtgacCACTGAGTGTATATTCGTCGTTTTTTTCCACTATGTCACCACtaagcctgtcacgataacacattttgctggtcgataattgtgctacaaattatcatcaatccattttattgaaaaacatttttagaccattttttcaataattgtcatgaggtgtactgcacatttgaaccaccagatggtactcaagtatagtgcatggcaggggtgctcacactttttttttagcttgctagctacttttaaaatgaccaagtcccaaagatctacctaatAGTATAAATATAGaacgtatatatatttactgtatttattttaaaaaaatatgagtaggtatttatgcaggttatacatgtataccaggagtgcacgcactttctcagcatgcaagtacaagtcaaaatgatctacctctttctataaaacatataacatatacaaaatgtaaccagtaaactctgaaagtctattgtaaatattaatgattagtatttcacgttcacattttcaaagtttacaggtaatcaaagtagttcctatcataattcacttcaatatggaaataaagataattacacagaactcctaaatagttgtgtacataacctgagtattGGTAATATGTCAAATTAGccatgtaacgttcattagggcacacagttcatgtattacatccagttagcatttgctatcaaacattaccgatgcacgagaatttaaaatgattatgcaaaagacaatgcagccgaagtcaaggcaacatattgaaaaggtttcagcaatgggcacatttttaatttcatcatgaaataatagtttaagaagcgaatgtgtagaaaacactgatttctgtaggagagttcatgacgccaagcaaagccagtaaaaaatacacttttcctACGTACCttgccgctacaagtgaacagataacttttgttatagatatagacatcttaccacggagttagttcatccataatcacaataataaagatgaaagtttcatcttcgtgtgtagcttgaaacgctgcgggggagcaagcgtgaaccaggaggggagcttaatgtcagctgactgatgtcatatgaccaGTACAAAGCGACGTTTACGCGAACGAACCAAAcaaccttggcgatctaccggtagctcgcgatggAGGTAATGGCCACCCTTGGTGtaggtgtacctgtgtgagccattagcttgacacagaagttgcccgTACCTTTGTTGTTGCAATGCAGCCAGTGATACTGggttgccgaccaaacgcctcagtaagcgttacTGTCAGCACGAAGGCGCCGCTGCACGAGGCATCTATATATgtcgtattttttttcccagttgagaaaactgtccgtttcagtcgtctgtgttcatgcgctcaccgtgttcattctgtttaaaaccgaaatgtttCCACATTGGGGCTGTCAGCATTCGCCTCAAACATCATCGCTTCTGCGCCTTCTTAATGTTAGCGTACGCTTCCTCACGAAGCTCACTGCTCGTTCCcatgtatccactcactagtagcacCGCCTCCACAAataggctgaatgagatgagggacTACTCTGTGTTCATAAAGaatcaatgcacacagacacaagcggagtgaaccctcttgtcatccagcctgtgtggcacagagagacaagcagatgaaacacatgcATACGTGCACGTCAGTTTATCAAGTgcgtcataattatcgacctgtttttttttttttaatctttcgaTTAACCAATTTcgcgattattgtgacaggcctaatcacCACTGACCTTGGATAGCGTCAGGAAGCCGTCCGAGTTCAGCACTTCCGGTGCGTGTTTGTCCATGTAGGCGCAGCAGGCGGCACTGAGCGTGCTGAGGGAGTACAGGCTGGCCACGTCAAACACCAAGCAGACGTTGTTGTTGTGCAGGATGGTGCGTAGGAAGTCGGAGATGGAGTCCTCTAGCGGCTGCAGGCCGTAGCGGTGGGCCAGGCCGAGGAAGTCGAGCAGCACCTCTTCGCGGGCCGAGCTGAGACTGGCGCGTCCTGTGTATAGGTAGTGGAGCAGCATGGAGAAAGCCTCCGCCTGCGTCTCCTCCAGACAAATCTCCGCCTGCGGCTGCGACTCCTTCATTCCACCATACAAGAGGGCTCTAGAGGAAgaacatgtttgttgttgttgtcacaagtcattttctgtgccgccaTATGTAAATTACTGAAGACTAGAAAAGCAGCATACCGTGGCAATTTCCCCATGCCGTGCAAATACGCCCCCATCACAGCGCCTATTTGTGCTTTAAGTACTATGATGCTATGATGTTCAACATCATTGCTTTTCATAACACAGCTTTGAACTTCCCACAGTCAGTCCAATAATGCAATAACATAAGACTTTTGCATACTATTGCATTAGTGCCGGTGACGCGCATTCAGGGAAGGCAGGCGTACGCCTGCTCCTGCGCCACTTCCGGTCCCTCACACAACTGTAGGGTTTCAATCACGTGACCTAGCGGCAGTTCGCGTCGCTTTCGGTGAGCGGACGCGGGAGCAAGTATGGGATACGGCCACATGCATACTTCGTATGTTTGTGAAATATTTTGGAGATTAGAGGGAATTACGGTGCATCTCATTTAAATTATTTGCGCCTGTTGTGTGAGTGTACATGACGCGATTCATGAacataaaatagttgaaaacaagatgaTGGAAAAGCAGTGACAGCTTATCTCGGCGTCAGACATaatgaatataaataatatgaaatacattCTGGAATATGTCCGTCGTCGTTTCGCTGTACTGTTTGGCAACGTGTGAGCTCCAAAGCCAATTTTCAGCCAAATTTTACGCACTATGTCTGTGCTGCTAGAGATAAGCTAGCGAGCAAACCACATTTCAAAGCCCTCGTGGAGCATCGCTGGACATCTTCCAGGCGGGctgcttttacatttttgagttCCAACAATGTTTCAACTTTGATTTTAGTACAAATTGTGCTTCTTCTTGTTCACTGTAAACTGGAGCGTGTTTACGCGGCTCAAATTAACGAGAGCGTCAGCTGGTTAAATGCCGAAAAAAGGTGGCTTCTCCGCGTATTTGGTTGTTTCCTTTAAGATGGACTATCGTagtgtaaaatataaaattttctgaaaaatacatatttgaacgATTTCTACATGTGAGAACGGTGCATGTATGCTCAGATTTGACATGATTTGTGGTTACAATTAAGCTAATTTGCACCCCCATCTCTTTGAGGCGGCGCCGACAACAACCGGATGCGACGTCAAGTGAAACCCAGCAATGTGCACAGTGCGGGACTTGGGTATGCCTCTGTaccaaatacaaacattttaaaaaagggaaTAAGATAATGTTTTCAGTTGCAAAAACTGTACATTTTAGTAGAAGTCAGTACCTCACTGATCAATACAACTTATTGCTactgatctactgtatattgtcaTCATGTATGGCTAAAAAGTGATAATTAGGAAACTGAGGGTTGATTACAGCGGATGTCGGGTGAGCACCTGAAGTAGTGGCAGCGGGCGGCCAGGATGA
Coding sequences within it:
- the btbd9 gene encoding BTB/POZ domain-containing protein 9; translated protein: MSNSHPLRPLASVSEIDHIHLLSEQLGALALGEQYSDVTFIVEGKRFPAHNVILAARCHYFRALLYGGMKESQPQAEICLEETQAEAFSMLLHYLYTGRASLSSAREEVLLDFLGLAHRYGLQPLEDSISDFLRTILHNNNVCLVFDVASLYSLSTLSAACCAYMDKHAPEVLNSDGFLTLSKTALLTVVRRDSFAASEREIFQALCRWCRQYGEGPETQEVMAAVRLPLMTLTEMLNIVRPSGLLSPDDLLDAIKLRSESRNMDLNFRGMLIPEENIATMKHGAQVVKGELKSALLDGDTQNYDLDHGFSRHPIEEDGRAGIQVKLGQPSIINHVRLLLWDRDSRSYSYYIEVSMDELDWVRVVDHSKYLCRSWQNLFFTPRVCRYVRIVGTHNTVNKVFHLVAFECMFTNRSFTLEQGLLVPSENVATVASCASVIEGVSRSRNALLNGDTRNYDWDSGYTCHQLGSGAIVIQLAQPFSIGSLRLLLWDCDERSYSYYIEVSTNQQQWTKVVDRTRVACRSWQTLKFDKQPASFVRIVGTHNTANEVFHCVHFECPAQLDTDVKEGSPSQDASDSATSSQPPRPQRPSRTHSLLPSNPSSSSSQAHH